The DNA sequence CCGCGGACCCGCGGGTCCCGGGCGTAGCGGCCGGCGATCTTCACCGCCGAATCGAGCGCGTCCGCCCGGGCGTGCCCGACCTCGTCGGCCTTCGCCAGCACGCCGATGGTGTTCACCGGGCGCCGCTGCGCCGGGTCGTCGTGGAAGGCGTCCAGGAACCGGACGTCGTCGCCGTGCACGTGCCGCATCAGGTACACCACGGCGTCCGCGGTGCCCACGCCGTCGCCCTCGGGGACGAGCGCCGCTTCGGTGCGCCCGGAGACCTCGGCCCGCGCCGACCCCAGTCCGGGCGTGTCGATCAGCGTCATCGCGCGCAGGGCGGGCGACGGCCAGTCGACGACGAGCCGGTCGACGTCATCGGGCGCCATGCCGAGTTCGAGGCCGAGGGTGCCGGACAACCGGCCGAAGGGCAGCTGGCGGGGCATCCCGCGGACCGGGTGCAGCATGATCCGGTAGGTCGGGCCGTTGCGGTACCAGGTGACGACCCGGGTGCACTCCCCCGCGTCGGTTGCCGCGAGCTCCTGGCCGACGAGCGCGTTGAGCAGCGTGGACTTCCCGGCCTTGACGCGCCCGGCGATCGCGACGCGCAGCGGCTCGGCGAGCCGGCCGGCGATCTGCCGCAGCTGCGGCTCGGCGGGCGTGCCCGCGTAGCCGGCGCACGCGCGGGCGACGAACCCGCGGACCTGGAGGTGGAGCGGGGTCATCGGGCCACCGCCTTGGGCTTGGGCGCGCTGCGGAAGGTGAGCTCGTCGGCGCGGCGGCCGAGCACCTCGAGGGCTTCGATGTCGGCTTCGAGCCGTTTGAGCTCGGCCGCCTCGGCGTCGTCGGCGACGACCGCCTTCTTCGCGTTGGCGAGACCTTCGGTGAGGGACCGCTGGAGTTCTTCGACGCGCGCGCTGTAGGCGTCGCGGAGCTCTCGTTGGACGGTCCGCATCGCGTCGCGGGAGTCCTTGCCGACCTGGAGGTTGAACTCGTCGACGAACCGGCGCACCGCGGTCTTGGCCAGGCCGCGGCGTTTTTCCAGCTGCCGCTTGCGTTCGTCGAGGAAACCCGAGCGGCCCATGAGCAGGCCGGCGGCGACCCCGAACGGCGTCGGGATGGCCAGCGCGGCCATCTTGGTGAGCATGGAGAACATCAGGAACCCGCTGTAGGCCTTCTGGAACGCCGCCATGCCGGTGGTGCCGCGGGTCTTGACGCCGGTGAAGGAGGCGTCGATGTCGATCTCCTCGACGACCCGCACCGGAGCCTGGACCTCCCGCGGCAGCACGGCCTGGGACTCGGCGAGCTCGAAGTGGTCGGCGACCCGCCCGGCCAGCACCCTGGCCTGCTTGACGAACGTCGTGTAGTTCTCGAGCGTCTCGTTCGCCAGGCGCTGCCGCAGCCACTTCTCGAACTCGGCCCAGTTCTTGGCCGGGTCACCGTCTTCGATGGCCTCTTCGGCCTCGTGCAGCACGCCGCGGGAGCGGGCGCGCAGGTCGTAGTCCACATCGGACGAAATGTCGGCGAAGCCGTCGAAGAGGAGCTGCTGCCACTTGGCGGACTGGCTGCGCAGCGCGTCGACGCGGTCGTTGACGCGCCCGAGCTCCGCGACGAGCGCGGCGGACTGCTCGGGGTGGGCGAGCGCGGTGCGGCGGGCGCGCAGGCCGGCGTGCAGCTGCCCGACCGCGGACCCGACGTGCAGGCCGACGGCGTTGAGCGCGGATCGCTCGGCGTCCCCGACCACGCCCTGCAGGCACTTGACCAGCTCCGGGAAGCCGGACTCGACGTTCATCCCCTGGTCGGCCGAGCGGGCCGCGATGGTGCGCAGCTCCGAGGACACGGCGACGGTGTCGATGCCGATGCCGCACGCTTCGAGGTGGCCGGCGTTGAGCTCGAGGATGCGCCGCCACTGCGGGTAGAGGTCGATCTTGGTGAGGACGAAGAAGACGCTCGGGCAGAGTTCTTTCACCGTCCGGAGGAACCGCAGCTCGGCGCCGGTGAGTTCCTGGGAAGCGTCCGAGAGGAACAGGACGGCGTGCGCCCGCGGGAGCGAGCTCACGGTGACGGCGTTGTGCAGCGAGCCGAGCCCGCCGACGCCGGGGGTGTCGACCAGCACCAGCCCACCGGACAGCAGCTGGCGGCTGATCGACGCGGTGACGGTTTTGAGCTTGCGGACGTTGCCCGGGTTCCCCGCCTCGCTCACGTGGGATGGGAGGTCTTCGAGGGAGATCCGCTCGGTCCACGGCGGCGACGACGGGTCGGCAGGTTCGTAGGTCGCCAGAGCCCCGGACTCCGGCGCGTAGCGGACGACGGTCGGCACCGCGGTCGCGATGTCGTCGTCGACCGGGCAGATCTTGGCGGTCAGCAGTGCGTTGATGAGCGAACTCTTGCCCTGCTTGAACTCCCCGACGACGTAGACGGTGACGTCCGGTTCGGACAGCAGGCGCCGGGCGTCGGTGAGGCGCTGGACGAGATCGTCCCGCCCGTAGGCCTTCGCCCCCTTGACCGCGAGGTCGAGGGTGTCGAGGGCGACGCGCCCCCCGCCACTCGGCTCCTGCATGACCGCTCCTCGTTCTTACGCCGGCTCAGTAGTGGTCGACGTCGTGGTGGTGGTCGGCGTGGTGGTCGTGGTCGTGCCCGCCGTGGTGGTGCTCGTGTTCGTGGCCGTGGTGCTCGTGGCCGTGGTGCTCGGTGGCGGCCTGCTCGTTGAACTGGTTGCCGCCGTGGTGGCCCTGGGCCTGCTCGTTCTGGAAGATGTTGCCGTGGCCGCCCGTGGAGGCCTGCTCGTTGAACTGGTTGCCGCCATGGCCGCCGGAACCCTGCTCGTTCTGGAAGATGTTGCCGTGACCGCCCGTGGAGGCCTGCTCGTTGAACTGGTTGCCGCCATGGCCGCCGGAACCCTGCTCGTTCTGGAAGATGCTTCCCGAGCCACCCGTCGACGCCTGCTCGTTGAACTGGTTCCCCCCGTGACCACCGGAACCCTGCTCGTTCTGGAAGATGTCGCCGGAGCCGCCGCCGGTCGAGGCCTGCTCGTTGAACTGGTTCCCACCGTGACCACCGGAACCCTGCTCGTTCTGGAAGATGTCGCCGGAGCCGCCGCCGGTCGAGGCCTGCTCGTTGAACTGGTTCCCACCGTGACCACCGGAACCCTGCTCGTTCTGGAAGATGTCGCCGGAGCCGCCGCCGGTCGAGGCCTGCTCGTTGAACTGGTTCCCACCGTGGCCACCCGAGCCCTGCTCGTTCTGGAAGATGTTGCCTACGCCGCCCGTGGAGGCCTGCTCGTTGAACTGGTTGCCGCCGTGGCCACCGGC is a window from the Amycolatopsis sp. cg9 genome containing:
- a CDS encoding dynamin family protein — translated: MQEPSGGGRVALDTLDLAVKGAKAYGRDDLVQRLTDARRLLSEPDVTVYVVGEFKQGKSSLINALLTAKICPVDDDIATAVPTVVRYAPESGALATYEPADPSSPPWTERISLEDLPSHVSEAGNPGNVRKLKTVTASISRQLLSGGLVLVDTPGVGGLGSLHNAVTVSSLPRAHAVLFLSDASQELTGAELRFLRTVKELCPSVFFVLTKIDLYPQWRRILELNAGHLEACGIGIDTVAVSSELRTIAARSADQGMNVESGFPELVKCLQGVVGDAERSALNAVGLHVGSAVGQLHAGLRARRTALAHPEQSAALVAELGRVNDRVDALRSQSAKWQQLLFDGFADISSDVDYDLRARSRGVLHEAEEAIEDGDPAKNWAEFEKWLRQRLANETLENYTTFVKQARVLAGRVADHFELAESQAVLPREVQAPVRVVEEIDIDASFTGVKTRGTTGMAAFQKAYSGFLMFSMLTKMAALAIPTPFGVAAGLLMGRSGFLDERKRQLEKRRGLAKTAVRRFVDEFNLQVGKDSRDAMRTVQRELRDAYSARVEELQRSLTEGLANAKKAVVADDAEAAELKRLEADIEALEVLGRRADELTFRSAPKPKAVAR